The genomic region TAAAGCCGTGTTCACGCGCAGCGTTTCGGTAAATCCCTCTCGCGGTCCCCGAATTACGGATTCCGTCTGAGGTTCCTCTACACCGCGTCTTACGCCGCCTTTTACGTTGAACATCCAGGCTTCGCTACTGCCATCGACCACCAGAAGGGCCGAGGATGCCAGTACCCCTTCTGTCGCAGCTGCCCAGGTTTCAACGCGCTTCACTTGGGTCAGCTCAACGGTTGTATCATCCAGCGGAACATCAGGTTTATCTGTTCTCTGCTGCACCAGCCCTCGGATAATCGGACGCAGCATATGCTCCTGGATATCGGCCGAGTTCACAATGCCTTCAATATAGACCAGAAGTCCTTTGACTTCTGGTGTAATCATAACGTTGCGGAAAACCACATCAGAACAATCGGAGAAGATTTCCTTTACCGCCTGAATCTGAGTTTCATGTATTGTACTGATCGGCTGCCGAATAAAAGGCGGGGACGGCAGTCCCAGAGGGATATGTTTTTTTTCTTCTCGTTCGGGTTGTCGGGACTTGTCTTTCCCGGATGTTTTGTCTGCCATATGCCGCCCCTCCGTTCTTATTTTTATACAAGGTAGCTTGTGCCAGACAGCTGGGAATTATGTGGTCTTTTTTGCAAAATTACGAATGATTCCTCTGAATGCAGACAGCAAAAAGGCCTCTGTATTTAACAGAGACCTCCTTAACTATTCCAAAACCTGTTCAACCTATATTTCAGACACGTCCTAGTTAATCGGCAAAATAATCTTCAGGGACATAACGAATCTCCGACTTCGCATAAATGCTCAGCGTGTGACGCTCCCTGTCGTACTCTACCCGCTCACCCTCTACGTAGTACCAGTGCTTCAAAAGGGGCTGATCCTTGCGTTGAACGAAACGAAATACGTTCAGTTCCTGTCTAAGCTCCATAATCTGTTCCACAGTCTGCTCGTCCAGGCCAGTAACAGTAAATATAAAACCTGTGCCCTCCTGCTGGAACCGATAGGACAGCGCATCTGTTTTGCTATTCGCGAGTCCTCGTCCAGTTACTGCATGTTTAACCATAAACCATTCCTGTTGCGCCATAAGTGTATATCCTCCTTCATCTTGGATTTCACTCCATCAGCCATTTACGGCAGATCAATGATCATATAGAACGTGTCTTCGTTTGCTTGCAGCTCTATTGAATCCCGCTGTTCCACACGAGCCGTGTCTCCTTCATTCAACAGGTGCTCTCCATTCAATTCCAGCTTGCCTTCAATGGAGAAAATGTACATCCGGCGGCCCGTATCCTGATTAAAGGTTAATGTCTCGTCTTTGGTCAAACGGCCAAGGTAGATCGTCATATCCTGATGAATGGTCGCAACTCTTGGACCTCCGTCTGGCGATACAATAGGTACAAGCTTTCCTGCGAGTGCTGCTGGATCAAATGATGTGGTCTCATAGGAGGGTTGCAACCCTTTCGTATGCGGCATGAACCAGAGCTGGAGCAAACGTACCTCTTCGGTATCAGATGCATTATGCTCGGTATGAATCATGCCACTGCCAGCTGACATTCGCTGAATACCGCCAAATGCAGTAACGGCCACGTTGCCCAGGTTATCCTCATGTCGTAGCTTGCCGTTCAGTACGATGGATACAATCTCCATGTCACTATGTGGGTGAGCCCCAAAACCGCGACCTGGCGCAATCACATCGTCGTTCGCTAC from Paenibacillus sp. FSL R5-0341 harbors:
- a CDS encoding pirin family protein, with product MINVIPSDARSSFDRGWLRGSHSFSFGEYQDRENTAFGPMRVANDDVIAPGRGFGAHPHSDMEIVSIVLNGKLRHEDNLGNVAVTAFGGIQRMSAGSGMIHTEHNASDTEEVRLLQLWFMPHTKGLQPSYETTSFDPAALAGKLVPIVSPDGGPRVATIHQDMTIYLGRLTKDETLTFNQDTGRRMYIFSIEGKLELNGEHLLNEGDTARVEQRDSIELQANEDTFYMIIDLP